ATTTCCGGCCCCGTGTCCCGGCTCCGGTTCGCCTGCATGGACCGCCGAGTGGCGTCCGAGGACGCCCAAGACTCTTTGGCCCCGCCGCCGACCGCCGATGCCGTCCCACCCGGCCGGGCGTTCCCGTCCGGCCTGGTCATTGGGCCCGCCCCGCCCGGCCCGGCAACCCCGTCCGGCCTGGCCGCCGGCGCCGTCCCACCGCCGACCGCCGATGCCGTCCCACCCGGGCGGGCGTTCCCATCCGACCTGGTCATCGGGGACGCGCCGCCCGGCCCGGCGTCTTCGTCCGGCCTGGCCGCCGGAGCCGTCCGATCCGGGCGGGCGTCCCCATCCGACCTGGTCACTGGGTCCGCCCGGCAGACGAGTTGGCCGGCACGCTTCCGGCTGGCGCCCTTGGATCACCGGGGATGCGGGAGCCGAGCGAGGCCAGGTCCGCGCGCATCGCCGGTTCGCGAGTGTGCCCCGTCTGCGCGGTAACCAGGGGCATCAAGTAGTTGGCGGCGAGCCACTCGACAACGGGGACGGCCACGGCATCGCCGAATCCGAAAAGT
This DNA window, taken from Bifidobacteriaceae bacterium, encodes the following:
- a CDS encoding very short patch repair endonuclease codes for the protein MTRSDGDARPDRTAPAARPDEDAGPGGASPMTRSDGNARPGGTASAVGGGTAPAARPDGVAGPGGAGPMTRPDGNARPGGTASAVGGGAKESWASSDATRRSMQANRSRDTGPEMAVRRLLFARGLRYRVAFKPVKGERMTADIVFPGRRVAVFIDGCFWHGCPEHHRLPKTHTDYWQSKIARNTARDTHVAQVLETAGWTVLRFWEHEDPAEVAERIANRVQDHS
- a CDS encoding DNA cytosine methyltransferase — translated: DDIAGCLRTARGGSSKQAVVRLGEGGLRVRWMTPRECARLMGAGDYPLGAVSTNQALFGFGDAVAVPVVEWLAANYLMPLVTAQTGHTREPAMRADLASLGSRIPGDPRAPAGSVPANSSAGRTQ